ctaatgaatatgcaaattatgcattgttatgtaaataagcACCACTCTGTATTTTCAAGCTGTAAAATAATGTAAACGAAACATTCATGTCATGGAAGAGTCACTTCCAAATTGTACATTTGTAGgtttgtctttctgtttacAGGAAGTTCTTGGTGATGACAGACTGCTGAATTTACTGAAGGAAGGTAAAGAGATCAACATATACTGGGGAACAGCCACAACTGGTAAACCTCATGTAGCCTACTTTGTACCAATGAGCAAGATTGCAGATTTCCTTCACGCAGGATGCCATGTaattatattttctttgtattttgtcCTAACAGACAGCTATAGTCAAACCCTGTCTTATAGGGTACCTATACAGAGCAGTCACCTCTTTATAGTGGTCACCTTGTGGCAATCCCgtagcattttacatgttagAGGCCCTCTATAGAACAGCCACATCTCTTATGTGGTTAGTGGCTTCATGTTATTGGTCTAAATTTAGTATAAAACCTGTGTACCGGTATAATGGTCAGCATACCTGACTCTGAATAACCTCTGTCAACAAATGCTtagatgaaaaaaaaagaatcttTTCACATCTATATCACAATTGTTTCAGAAATTAATTGCATGTACCATGATCATAACGAGAATATGATATTGAATTTATTACAACTTGGCTTTCCTAAATTCACCATTGAGCACATCTCTGTCACTAAAAATAATGCCACACCCACTCTCTACAGAAACACCACATCCATACAGTGGTCACTTTGTGTGAATATTGTAGATAGGTTTCATTGTACGGTAGTTTTTCCTCAACTCTGCagtatcaaaaaatattttgggtAAGCATCTATTTGACAGCGTTTGTCTCAACATATTATCTTTCTGGGTAAGTAGAACAGAGAGCAATACAATGGTGGAAATCAATCTAGTTCCTTCTTTAAAATTGTCATCGTTTACGCAAATACCAGAAAACATAGCATGCACTCAGTATGTTTGATACAGATTTACTATAGTGTGGTAGTTAAGGGGTCAAATACAGCTAAAAGGGCCTATAGCTATAACTGTTTATGATTTCTACAAGTTATATTTGTTTTTAAAgtgaaatacagtttcttggtgaTAAACAATATTCCACTTTTCAACTTAGCATGTGTGTAATCTGCATCcttattgttgacaggtgaattctggtccagactagaattcaaacttAAACAATTACTGTGCATTTTGCATGCGTAGAAGTTGCGTCAACAAGCTAAATAGcagatatttcaacattctttgtgGAGAAGTACAGGAAAGTGTTGTTGACATTAAGAACAAATATagtgacaaaaatcaacaaaagttacagctactggccctttaaaaatATCAGAGAAATTTCCATTAACTGtaataaaatgtcatttattttaGGTGACCATACTTTTAGCTGATCTTCACGCCTACCTTGACAACATGAAAGCACCATGGCAACTGCTGAAGCTGAGAACACAGTACTATGAAGCTGTCATCAAGGGAATGCTGGAATCCATCGGAGTACCTTTGGAAAAACTTAAGTTTGTCAGGGGTACTGACTATCAACTTAATAAGTAAGTCATAGATTGGCCTACTAATGTATCGAagttttttcagttttcatcAACAACCTGGCAATGTGTAGTGTCTCAGGAAGCTTCTAGCTGATTAGTTGGCTGAATATCTTTGCACATCAAAGAAGCATTTCTGAACAGCTAATCAGCTACACAATAAGCTAAGTTTCAGACTCCTAAAGTTTCTGTATAAATAATCACAAGCCATCAATGAACCATAACTGTAGAGTTATTTAGTCGCTAGTCCACAATTGATTTTAATTGTAAATACAGTTTATTCACAAATACACACCTTGCAAACTGTAAACTGTAGACCATGTAGAGAAATAGtggtcaaaatttcattaaGTTAGGGGGCCTAGTCAAGATCAGGACATGCATCACACACAAAGCTTTGCCTGCTCCCCTAGCTACACTAACTGCAATAATGAGTTGTTTGAAGTACATAATTACTCAACCTGCAGTTTTCCCCCTCCATTTTACCAGCCTTCATTCCTCCATGAACAGCAAATATCCAAAGAGTCTTTGCCCTTCGTTTCCTGAAGAGGCTGTCAATTTCTTGACATTTGCCAATAGTCACTTGCTGTAAAAATGTGATGATGCAATTTTAGTTTAACAATATAACATtgaagttttgaatttttcaactgCTATTGATATAGTATGCATCTTTGTATTTCAGGGAATACACACTTGATGTATACAGATTGTCTTCTCTTGTCACTGAGGTAAGATATCGGCATGAATACCTTACATACACAACCTGCCATTCCTCAAGAAAAAAGtgaatgatattgatgatgGCTTGCAAAATGTGACTGTAATCTTAATGCTTTGAGAAGTACCAGATTATAATTGTATCTTCTATAGTTCATGCATGTAGTACGCcagtctgattaaaatcagatctAGAGATGGCGATATTTCGACCTTAGTTTATTCTTTGCTGTTCTTGTTAGTTGTTAGTCTGCTCACTATAACTGACCCACTGCCGTGACCTGAACAGCTAAACAGTCAGAAAGAGGTGTACAACCACAACTTGTTATGGATTGCAGCATTGTATTTGAACACAATCTCTGATGGCAGAGGGTCAGATATAGTGAGGCAACTAGCAGCTAATAAGAAGGGAAAGAACAATCAAAGGAGGAAACGTGACCATCGCTacttctgattttaatcagattggaagTATGAGAGTGATTAAATTGAGCTGTTCTGTTTGTATTGCTCTAGGAGCATTCCTTGATACACATGGAAAGAATTGGATCTGtgattttgttgttcaagttcGCATTTGTGTCTTTGTATTGTCAAATCGTGCTAATTAATCAGCTTGCTTAAACAAAGCACTTTGCTTTGCCTTGAAATGCATCTTCTATAAATTTAGTTGTGCCCCGCTTGTGTACAtcttacaatgaaaatgctttATCAACATTGACAGTCTTACATTCAATGCAGACTTATGTCACGACATCAAATGACtgattgtttgtaaacaaaatctttgaaaagCTTGAACTTGAATAACTGCATGCAAAGGATGGCAAAGTTGTAAACATTTGTGTCCCTTTCATTCACACAGCATGATGCCAAGAAGGCCGGTGCAGAAGTTGTGAAGCAGGTTGATCATCCTTTACTCAGCGGTCTCCTGTATCCAGGGTTACAGGCTCTGGATGAAGAGTACCTCAAAGTTGACTGTCAGTTTGGTGGAGTCGATCAGAGAAAGATTTTCACATTTGCTGAGAAGGTAAGCTGATCTCCATTGCTTTGCATTATAATTTTGAACATACAAGATATGTGTGGGTGTGTGGTCTGGCATAGATACTTTCAGTTTCAAAAAGTTTTGCAAAGCTCTTTGATGGATCAAGATACATATGATACAAGTTGTGCTTCGCTTTGCAGTCAGAGACTGAATAATAGCTCTCATAGCTTTACATtctcaaacaatgttatagaaTTGCTTGTCATGAAATGAGTGCgcttttgtgtgttttatttttccagTATTTGCCACAATTAGGATATGCAAAAAGAATTCATCTCATGAACCCAATGGGTAAGTCATATTAAAATCATTTCTTTGCCCAGAAAAGAAGGAGGCAGCAAATATTGGAAATTTCATATTCTTCACCAAACGTTTTCATTACAAATTGGCTCGCAGACTTGAGTTGTGGCTGTCAGACTTGTGGCGATGGATTTGTTAGAGTGTGATAACGCAGTGTGTGCAATACCTCTTATAATAGTTCAATCCAACAGTTATACAGAACAAAGGTGTAACTTTAATTGTGCGGATGCTTTACACTTTTGCTTGATGCAAGATCCCTCAGGAATTACCGGTATAAGTTAGTTTACATGTCAGGATATGAAACTTTTGCTTGTGTTTTCTAGTGCCTGGTTTGACTGGCGGCAAAATGAGTTCTTCTGAAGAAGTAAGTAGATTTATTGTTGAATACAAATGTgaacaaatttttgaagtcttttTATTAttctaatttacatatattaatgGCTTGAACATCTTTTTCATCAAAAGCTGGATTCCCGAAATAGATATAACTCACCTATGCAAAGTGCAGTAATTAGCATTTTTGAATACGCAATGATGTGATGATGAAATTATCAATAGAGAATATTCATGAATCTAAATTTGCATTTCGTTTGTGTTGCTATTTCTATTTGTCTGCATGTAACATATATTGACTCAGGCATTTGCACAGATATGTGATGGTGAGGTTGTGTCAATTGAAGTTTTAAGGTccttgatagatagatagagagaatTTAATAAACCTGACTCAGAGGGCGCTATCACAGTCTTTTCTATTAACCAGTATCTACTCATCTTGATGCAAATGTATCTTTCAATATCTATACATGAAagtatctatcaatcaatcgatTTGTTGATCAATTTGATCTGCTTGTCTATCTTCACCTGTTCACCCTAATGCTtcataaacaggtccacactcatcattgataacaaagtGGTACACTATCATTGTTGTTGATAGGATGGGTTTACCTATATACTAGGAATACGGAAGGGAGGACTCATGGAAAATTCATTAATCACATTTAATTTCTCCAATATTATTCTCTAACCAGGATTCCAAGATTGATCTTCTTGATAATCCAGCCGCTGTGAAGAAAAAGTTGAAGAAAGCATTCTGTGAACCAGGCAATATCGCTGACAATGGTGTCCTGGCTTTTGCTAAACACGTAGTCTTTCCACTCTTCAAACAAGATGAAAGTAAGTTATATCCCAGTCTCTCTTTCATTTCTCTCGGAACAAAGACTTGATTCTTCAAGGGGTCCATGATGCTGCAGTGCCAAATTAAACAAGTTTTTACATCccaatttcatcaaattatacaaaccATGCCTCTCATTTTCTGTCATGTTATGGTTGATGAAAAGttgaattttggaaaaaaacagtatttcgaAATTTATCCAGATCATGTACCAGACATCAGGGCTGGTAACTTGCAAAATTTGCTTGCCCTTCCAAAAAGTCGCCAGCTCTGATTTCTAGATTATTTCTAAAGTCAGCAATGTATCCTAATGTAAACGAATGTATGATTTGCTATTTCATACTGTTTTTTCAATCgtttatccatccatccaaaATTTAGGATATCATTTAATACGGATGCTCAGACTGTTATTTAGTTCATGTTCAAGTAATTAAATTTTCCCCCAAAACCAGACCCAGTATGATTGACTTTTTTTCAAGCCAATGCCAAAGTTACGTGTCTAGGGCATATCATCAGGCAGTAATGTCAAACGCTAGAAGCCTAGGACATAGGCAGTTGAACTGTAATCTGGTTATACCATATCTGATCATCCAAAGGTCTTTTCGTATTTCGTAAGCCACATCCAATTTTCAGTCTTTCTCCTTTTCCAGCGATTGTTAAAGTTTCCACACAACAATGGTCTACATTACATATTTTTTGTTCTTCATCACGTAATCAGAATTTGTAGTACCAAGAGATGAGAAATTTGGCGGACCAGTGGAATATGCAGGCTTTGACTCACTTGAGCAGGCGTTTGCCAAAGAGGAGGTGCACCCAGGTGACTTGAAAAATGCAGTTGAAAACTACCTCTCAAAGTTACTTGATCCGATAAGAAAGAAGTTTGAAGACAAGGAGATGAAGAAACTGGCAAGTTCAGCCTATCCACCACCTCCAAAGACGAGTAAGTGCTCAAGTCTTTTACAACCAGAGTTATGGTACTGCTCAGCTATTTTAATAATCTGATTCAAATCAGATGTGGAGATGGCGACGTTTTAACTGTTGCTTATTCTTTGCCGATCTTGTTAGCTGATAGTTGCCTCATTAATTCTTGGTGTATGAATAGTGGCAATACTACCATTTAACATCAAAACAGCAccttcaaaatcaaaacaaaacaaaccaaaccaaaagaaaacaaagtaaacaaaagtTGGCCACAGCATCCTGTTATGATGTCTTCCTAAAGTCTTCACCATGGCCATGTCAGAAGTATTTTTACAAATCTGTTAATGGGATCACTCttaattgtttgaaaattaacaGAAGCAGGGAAAGGTGGCAATGCAGCGGCTGAGGAAGAAATCACACCAGCAAGACTTGATCTCAGGGTTGGTAAAATCAACTCTGTGAAAAAGGTATGCACTGTAGTGCCTTTATGATCTTAAGTAGCAGGAAGAGAGTTCAGTTGACAGACTGATGATctaaacagacagatagacagagtgACAGACTTGGAGATAGAGTGATAGACAGATGGACAGTGACAGACAAAGACAGTGACAGACTGAGACAGACTGATAAACagtgacagacagacactgagtGTGACACAGACAGTGGCAGACAGACAGTCTGAccaacagagacagacagacactgagtGTGACACAGACAGTGACAGACTGAGAGACAGTGTGACCaacagagacagagacggaCTAAGGGAGACAGTGACAGACTGAGAGaaagactgaaaaaaaaaatatcagcaCATTATGATTATAGTATGAAGATGTTTTAGGGGGAAAATATATGTGACCAGTtgaaacaaaattacagaaaaacatAGTTTAGAGACAAATGGTCATTTGCAAAGAATGCAAAGATTGTAATTAATGATAATGAATTATGACGGATATTCTCTATAACTTTCTTTATAGTCTCACAGACAGTTCATTACTTAACTATGTGCAACACACaaacatttaaccctttgagcgccaaagtcaagttttgttgcctttataaaatacagTCCAGTCaagttttctcagatttttgccaaaattttgtaaaagctGTAGCCAGTGAATTGTCATGTCCgtttagtccaaaattatcaaaaaaaaaattacagaaaaattcataaaaataggtaaaatgttgcactaaaattttgatgggaaaaattacagcactcaaagggttaaagagtgATGATTACTGTTGAATTGACATGTGAACATAGATCTTCCatggaactttgattgtccatctTATGCAAACTTTGTAACTCTGACTCAACCAGCATCCTGATGCAGACACTCTGTACATAGAAGAAATCGACATCGGTGGCGATGAGACGAGAACTGTCGTCAGTGGACTCGCCAAAATTGTACCCATGGAGGAACTCCAAGACAGGGTAGTTGTCCTGTTGTGTAATCTGAAACCG
This genomic window from Ptychodera flava strain L36383 chromosome 10, AS_Pfla_20210202, whole genome shotgun sequence contains:
- the LOC139142016 gene encoding tyrosine--tRNA ligase, cytoplasmic-like codes for the protein MATEEEVKTKHNFITRNLQEVLGDDRLLNLLKEGKEINIYWGTATTGKPHVAYFVPMSKIADFLHAGCHVTILLADLHAYLDNMKAPWQLLKLRTQYYEAVIKGMLESIGVPLEKLKFVRGTDYQLNKEYTLDVYRLSSLVTEHDAKKAGAEVVKQVDHPLLSGLLYPGLQALDEEYLKVDCQFGGVDQRKIFTFAEKYLPQLGYAKRIHLMNPMVPGLTGGKMSSSEEDSKIDLLDNPAAVKKKLKKAFCEPGNIADNGVLAFAKHVVFPLFKQDEKFVVPRDEKFGGPVEYAGFDSLEQAFAKEEVHPGDLKNAVENYLSKLLDPIRKKFEDKEMKKLASSAYPPPPKTKAGKGGNAAAEEEITPARLDLRVGKINSVKKHPDADTLYIEEIDIGGDETRTVVSGLAKIVPMEELQDRVVVLLCNLKPQKMRGVESQAMLMCATNEDVTIIEPLEPPEGSAPGDKVFIEGYDKGTPDAELKPKKKIFEKLQVDFRTSSECVAEWNGTPFMTKLGIVKVKSLKGSIIR